From the genome of Gorilla gorilla gorilla isolate KB3781 chromosome 4, NHGRI_mGorGor1-v2.1_pri, whole genome shotgun sequence, one region includes:
- the JUP gene encoding junction plakoglobin isoform X2, with product MEVMNLMEQPIKVTEWQQTYTYDSGIHSGANTCVPSVSSKGIMEEDEACGRQYTLKKTTTYTQGVPPSQGDLEYQMSTTARAKRVREAMCPGVSGEDSSLLLATQVEGQATNLQRLAEPSQLLKSAIVHLINYQDDAELATRALPELTKLLNDEDPVVVTKAAMIVNQLSKKEASRRALMGSPQLVAAVVRTMQNTSDLDTARCTTSILHNLSHHREGLLAIFKSGGIPALVRMLSSPVESVLFYAITTLHNLLLYQEGAKMAVRLADGLQKMVPLLNKNNPKFLAITTDCLQLLAYGNQESKLIILANGGPQALVQIMRNYSYEKLLWTTSRVLKVLSVCPSNKPAIVEAGGMQALGKHLTSNSPRLVQNCLWTLRNLSDVATKQEGLESVLKILVNQLSVDDVNVLTCATGTLSNLTCNNSKNKTLVTQNSGVEALIHAILRAGDKDDITEPAVCALRHLTSRHPEAEMAQNSVRLNYGIPAIVKLLNQPNQWPLVKATIGLIRNLALCPANHAPLQEAAVIPRLVQLLVKAHQDAQRHVAAGTQQPYTDGVRMEEIVEGCTGALHILARDPMNRMEIFRLNTIPLFVQLLYSSVENIQRVAAGVLCELAQDKEAADAIDAEGASAPLMELLHSRNEGTATYAAAVLFRISEDKNPDYRKRVSVELTNSLFKHDPAAWEAAQSMIPINEPYGDDMDATYRPMYSSDVPLDPLEMHMDMDGDYPIDTYSDGLRPPYPTADHMLA from the exons ATGGAGGTGATGAACCTGATGGAACAGCCTATCAAGGTGACTGAGTGGCAGCAGACATACACCTACGACTCGGGTATCCACTCGGGCGCCAACACCTGCGTGCCCTCTGTCAGCAGCAAGGGCATCATGGAGGAGGATGAGGCCTGCGGGCGCCAGTACACGCTCAAGAAAACCACCACTTACACCCAGGGGGTGCCCCCCAGCCAAG GTGACCTGGAGTACCAGATGTCCACAACAGCCAGGGCCAAACGGGTGCGGGAGGCCATGTGCCCTGGTGTGTCAGGCGAGGACAGCTCGCTCCTGCTGGCCACCcaggtggaggggcaggccaccaacCTGCAGCGACTGGCCGAGCCGTCCCAACTGCTCAAGTCGGCCATTGTGCATCTCATCAACTACCAGGACGATGCCGAGCTGGCCACTCGCGCCCTGCCCGAGCTCACCAAACTGCTCAACGACGAGGACCCG GTGGTGGTGACCAAGGCGGCCATGATTGTGAACCAGCTGTCGAAGAAGGAGGCGTCTCGGCGGGCCCTGATGGGCTCGCCCCAGCTGGTGGCCGCTGTCGTGCGTACCATGCAGAATACCAGCGACCTGGACACAGCCCGCTGCACCACCAGCATCCTGCACAACCTCTCCCACCACCGGGAGGGGCTGCTTGCCATCTTCAAGTCGGGTGGCATCCCTGCTCTGGTCCGCATGCTCAG CTCCCCTGTGGAGTCGGTCCTGTTCTATGCCATCACCACGCTGCACAACCTGCTCCTGTACCAGGAGGGCGCCAAGATGGCCGTGCGCCTGGCCGATGGGCTGCAAAAGATGGTGCCCCTGCTCAACAAGAACAACCCCAAGTTCCTGGCCATCACCACCGACTGCCTGCAGCTCCTGGCCTACGGCAACCAGGAGAGCAAG CTGATCATCCTGGCCAATGGTGGGCCCCAGGCCCTCGTGCAGATCATGCGTAACTACAGTTATGAAAAGCTGCTCTGGACCACCAGTCGTGTGCTCAAGGTGCTATCCGTGTGTCCCAGCAATAAGCCTGCCATTGTGGAGGCTG GTGGGATGCAGGCCCTGGGCAAGCACCTGACCAGCAACAGCCCCCGCCTGGTGCAGAACTGCCTGTGGACCCTGCGCAACCTCTCAGATGTGGCCACCAAGCAG GAGGGCCTGGAGAGTGTGCTGAAGATTCTGGTGAACCAGCTGAGTGTGGACGACGTCAACGTCCTCACCTGTGCCACGGGCACACTCTCCAACCTGACATGCAACAACAGCAAGAACAAGACGCTGGTGACACAGAACAGCGGTGTGGAGGCTCTCATCCATGCCATCCTGCGTGCTGGTGACAAGGACGACATCACGGAGCCTGCCGTCTGCGCTCTGCGCCACCTCACTAGCCGCCACCCTGAGGCCGAGATGGCCCAGAACTCTGTGCGTCTCAACTATGGCATCCCAGCCATCGTGAAGCTGCTCAACCAGCCCAACCAGTGGCCACTGGTCAAG GCAACCATCGGCTTGATCAGGAATCTGGCCCTGTGCCCAGCCAACCATGCCCCACTGCAGGAGGCAGCGGTCATCCCCCGCCTCGTCCAACTGCTGGTGAAGGCCCACCAGGATGCCCAGCGCCATGTAGCTGCAGGCACACAGCAGCCCTACACG GATGGTGTGAGGATGGAGGAGATTGTGGAGGGCTGCACCGGAGCACTGCACATCCTCGCCCGGGACCCCATGAACCGCATGGAGATCTTCCGGCTCAACACCATTCCCCTGTTTGTGCAG ctcctgTACTCGTCGGTGGAGAACATCCAGCGCGTGGCTGCCGGGGTGCTGTGTGAGCTGGCCCAGGACAAGGAGGCGGCCGACGCCATTGATGCAGAGGGGGCCTCGGCCCCACTCATGGAGTTGCTGCACTCCCGCAACGAGGGCACTG CCACCTACGCTGCTGCCGTCCTGTTCCGCATCTCCGAGGACAAGAACCCAGACTACCGGAAGCGCGTGTCCGTGGAGCTCACAAACTCCCTCTTCAAGCATGACCCggctgcctgggaggct gCCCAGAGCATGATTCCCATCAATGAGCCCTATGGAGATG ACATGGATGCCACCTACCGCCCCATGTACTCCAGCGATGTGCCCCTTGACCCGCTGGAGATGCACATGGACATGGACGGAGACTACCCCATCGACACCTACAGCGACGGCCTCAGGCCCCCGTACCCCACTGCAGACCACATGCTGGCCTAG
- the JUP gene encoding junction plakoglobin isoform X1 translates to MRTLRFCGERNCPSIATMEVMNLMEQPIKVTEWQQTYTYDSGIHSGANTCVPSVSSKGIMEEDEACGRQYTLKKTTTYTQGVPPSQGDLEYQMSTTARAKRVREAMCPGVSGEDSSLLLATQVEGQATNLQRLAEPSQLLKSAIVHLINYQDDAELATRALPELTKLLNDEDPVVVTKAAMIVNQLSKKEASRRALMGSPQLVAAVVRTMQNTSDLDTARCTTSILHNLSHHREGLLAIFKSGGIPALVRMLSSPVESVLFYAITTLHNLLLYQEGAKMAVRLADGLQKMVPLLNKNNPKFLAITTDCLQLLAYGNQESKLIILANGGPQALVQIMRNYSYEKLLWTTSRVLKVLSVCPSNKPAIVEAGGMQALGKHLTSNSPRLVQNCLWTLRNLSDVATKQEGLESVLKILVNQLSVDDVNVLTCATGTLSNLTCNNSKNKTLVTQNSGVEALIHAILRAGDKDDITEPAVCALRHLTSRHPEAEMAQNSVRLNYGIPAIVKLLNQPNQWPLVKATIGLIRNLALCPANHAPLQEAAVIPRLVQLLVKAHQDAQRHVAAGTQQPYTDGVRMEEIVEGCTGALHILARDPMNRMEIFRLNTIPLFVQLLYSSVENIQRVAAGVLCELAQDKEAADAIDAEGASAPLMELLHSRNEGTATYAAAVLFRISEDKNPDYRKRVSVELTNSLFKHDPAAWEAAQSMIPINEPYGDDMDATYRPMYSSDVPLDPLEMHMDMDGDYPIDTYSDGLRPPYPTADHMLA, encoded by the exons atgaggacactgaggttcTGTGGGGAGAGGAACTGCCCCAGTA TAGCCACGATGGAGGTGATGAACCTGATGGAACAGCCTATCAAGGTGACTGAGTGGCAGCAGACATACACCTACGACTCGGGTATCCACTCGGGCGCCAACACCTGCGTGCCCTCTGTCAGCAGCAAGGGCATCATGGAGGAGGATGAGGCCTGCGGGCGCCAGTACACGCTCAAGAAAACCACCACTTACACCCAGGGGGTGCCCCCCAGCCAAG GTGACCTGGAGTACCAGATGTCCACAACAGCCAGGGCCAAACGGGTGCGGGAGGCCATGTGCCCTGGTGTGTCAGGCGAGGACAGCTCGCTCCTGCTGGCCACCcaggtggaggggcaggccaccaacCTGCAGCGACTGGCCGAGCCGTCCCAACTGCTCAAGTCGGCCATTGTGCATCTCATCAACTACCAGGACGATGCCGAGCTGGCCACTCGCGCCCTGCCCGAGCTCACCAAACTGCTCAACGACGAGGACCCG GTGGTGGTGACCAAGGCGGCCATGATTGTGAACCAGCTGTCGAAGAAGGAGGCGTCTCGGCGGGCCCTGATGGGCTCGCCCCAGCTGGTGGCCGCTGTCGTGCGTACCATGCAGAATACCAGCGACCTGGACACAGCCCGCTGCACCACCAGCATCCTGCACAACCTCTCCCACCACCGGGAGGGGCTGCTTGCCATCTTCAAGTCGGGTGGCATCCCTGCTCTGGTCCGCATGCTCAG CTCCCCTGTGGAGTCGGTCCTGTTCTATGCCATCACCACGCTGCACAACCTGCTCCTGTACCAGGAGGGCGCCAAGATGGCCGTGCGCCTGGCCGATGGGCTGCAAAAGATGGTGCCCCTGCTCAACAAGAACAACCCCAAGTTCCTGGCCATCACCACCGACTGCCTGCAGCTCCTGGCCTACGGCAACCAGGAGAGCAAG CTGATCATCCTGGCCAATGGTGGGCCCCAGGCCCTCGTGCAGATCATGCGTAACTACAGTTATGAAAAGCTGCTCTGGACCACCAGTCGTGTGCTCAAGGTGCTATCCGTGTGTCCCAGCAATAAGCCTGCCATTGTGGAGGCTG GTGGGATGCAGGCCCTGGGCAAGCACCTGACCAGCAACAGCCCCCGCCTGGTGCAGAACTGCCTGTGGACCCTGCGCAACCTCTCAGATGTGGCCACCAAGCAG GAGGGCCTGGAGAGTGTGCTGAAGATTCTGGTGAACCAGCTGAGTGTGGACGACGTCAACGTCCTCACCTGTGCCACGGGCACACTCTCCAACCTGACATGCAACAACAGCAAGAACAAGACGCTGGTGACACAGAACAGCGGTGTGGAGGCTCTCATCCATGCCATCCTGCGTGCTGGTGACAAGGACGACATCACGGAGCCTGCCGTCTGCGCTCTGCGCCACCTCACTAGCCGCCACCCTGAGGCCGAGATGGCCCAGAACTCTGTGCGTCTCAACTATGGCATCCCAGCCATCGTGAAGCTGCTCAACCAGCCCAACCAGTGGCCACTGGTCAAG GCAACCATCGGCTTGATCAGGAATCTGGCCCTGTGCCCAGCCAACCATGCCCCACTGCAGGAGGCAGCGGTCATCCCCCGCCTCGTCCAACTGCTGGTGAAGGCCCACCAGGATGCCCAGCGCCATGTAGCTGCAGGCACACAGCAGCCCTACACG GATGGTGTGAGGATGGAGGAGATTGTGGAGGGCTGCACCGGAGCACTGCACATCCTCGCCCGGGACCCCATGAACCGCATGGAGATCTTCCGGCTCAACACCATTCCCCTGTTTGTGCAG ctcctgTACTCGTCGGTGGAGAACATCCAGCGCGTGGCTGCCGGGGTGCTGTGTGAGCTGGCCCAGGACAAGGAGGCGGCCGACGCCATTGATGCAGAGGGGGCCTCGGCCCCACTCATGGAGTTGCTGCACTCCCGCAACGAGGGCACTG CCACCTACGCTGCTGCCGTCCTGTTCCGCATCTCCGAGGACAAGAACCCAGACTACCGGAAGCGCGTGTCCGTGGAGCTCACAAACTCCCTCTTCAAGCATGACCCggctgcctgggaggct gCCCAGAGCATGATTCCCATCAATGAGCCCTATGGAGATG ACATGGATGCCACCTACCGCCCCATGTACTCCAGCGATGTGCCCCTTGACCCGCTGGAGATGCACATGGACATGGACGGAGACTACCCCATCGACACCTACAGCGACGGCCTCAGGCCCCCGTACCCCACTGCAGACCACATGCTGGCCTAG